One genomic region from Populus nigra chromosome 8, ddPopNigr1.1, whole genome shotgun sequence encodes:
- the LOC133700863 gene encoding uncharacterized protein LOC133700863, whose translation MRSPCTREASQACFHNFCHLPSEPQSPTSITTVSESRHVLEVAMGSLIYPNSQFTNHESLPSLQESFSNFTKAFPQYSQTDQADKIREQEYYHLSLSNHVCFDYIGHGLFSYSQQRSHSWEAPFASTSSASPPSRQYSSGLEPPFFDISYKAANLHSQIQYGGQMSELEYEMQKRIMALMNLSEDDYTMVFTANQLSAFKLVADSYPFQSNQNLLTVYDYENEAVKVMIESSKNKGARVMSAEFSWPSLRLKSGKLLKKVRRKRKNKRGLFVFPLQSRMTGARYSYLWMTMAQENGWHVLLDACGLGPKDMETLGLSLFKPDFLVCSFFKVFGENPSGFCCLFVKKSSSSILKDSTGTCIVRLVPARRPSQISEELANEDVETEERTKQEIHVDDNLQGSSSGPIFRQQTSEVTSDPQETKEISVNHEAPEIEESVASFESSKSQIIAGYGSGHSHLECRGLDHADSLGLILISARARYLINWLVNALMSLQHPHSENGNPLVRIYGPKVKFDRGPAVAFNVFDWKGEKIDPSIVQKLADRNNISLSKGFLFHIWFPDEYEHEREQIIETRTSKGGKVLNGTREKLHSGISVVTASLGFLTNFEDIYRLWAFVSRFLDADFVEKERWRYTALNQMTIEV comes from the coding sequence ATGCGTTCACCTTGCACTAGAGAGGCCTCACAAGCCTGCTTTCATAATTTCTGTCATTTGCCTTCTGAGCCCCAGAGTCCAACATCCATAACCACTGTTTCTGAATCCCGCCATGTTCTTGAAGTTGCCATGGGATCATTGATATATCCAAACTCTCAATTCACCAATCACGAGTCCCTCCCTTCATTGCAAGAGTCATTCTCCAATTTCACAAAAGCATTTCCACAGTATTCTCAGACTGATCAGGCTGACAAGATCCGAGAACAAGAATACTACCATCTCTCCCTGTCCAACCATGTTTGTTTCGATTATATTGGCCACGGCCTCTTCTCATACTCTCAGCAACGAAGTCACTCTTGGGAAGCTCCATTTGCCTCAACATCATCTGCTTCTCCTCCATCACGCCAATATTCCTCAGGTTTAGAACCGCCCTTCTTTGATATTTCCTACAAGGCAGCTAACTTACATTCGCAAATACAATATGGTGGCCAAATGTCAGAATTGGAATACGAGATGCAGAAAAGAATTATGGCATTGATGAATCTCTCCGAAGATGATTACACGATGGTTTTCACTGCCAACCAGTTATCCGCATTCAAACTTGTGGCAGACTCTTATCCATTTCAGTCAAATCAAAATCTTCTTACGGTATATGACTATGAGAATGAGGCAGTGAAAGTAATGATTGAAAGCTCCAAGAACAAAGGGGCACGGGTCATGTCAGCTGAATTCTCATGGCCTAGTTTAAGATTAAAGTCAGGAAAATTGCTAAAGAAGGTAAGGCGTAAGAGGAAGAACAAGAGGGGACTATTTGTTTTCCCACTTCAATCAAGGATGACAGGAGCTAGGTATTCATACCTCTGGATGACCATGGCTCAGGAAAATGGATGGCATGTCTTACTTGATGCTTGTGGCTTAGGACCAAAAGATATGGAGACCCTGGGCCTGTCCCTCTTTAAGCCAGATTTCCTGGTCTGCTCTTTTTTCAAGGTTTTTGGTGAAAACCCATCTGGTTTTTGCTGTCTATTTGTGAAGAAATCCAGTTCTTCAATTTTAAAGGATTCAACTGGTACATGTATAGTGAGGCTTGTCCCAGCTAGGAGACCTTCTCAAATTTCAGAAGAGCTGGCTAATGAAGACGTAGAAACTGAAGAAAGAACCAAACAAGAGATACATGTTGATGACAATTTGCAGGGCTCCTCCTCAGGTCCTATTTTCAGGCAGCAGACAAGTGAGGTAACTTCTGACCCGCAAGAAACCAAAGAGATTTCAGTAAACCATGAAGCACCAGAAATTGAGGAATCAGTGGCATCATTTGAATCCTCCAAATCCCAAATCATTGCTGGGTATGGAAGTGGGCATTCACATCTTGAATGTAGAGGCTTGGATCATGCAGACTCGTTGGGCCTGATACTAATCAGTGCCAGAGCAAGGTACCTCATCAACTGGTTGGTAAATGCATTAATGAGTCTTCAACATCCACATTCAGAAAATGGGAATCCCCTAGTCAGAATCTACGGACCGAAGGTTAAATTTGATCGAGGACCAGCAGTGGCATTCAACGTATTTGATTGGAAAGGAGAAAAGATAGACCCTTCAATTGTACAGAAGCTTGCTGATCGAAACAATATTTCTTTAAGCAAAGGATTTTTGTTCCACATTTGGTTCCCAGACGAGTATGAACATGAGAGGGAACAGATAATAGAGACAAGAACAAGTAAAGGAGGAAAAGTCTTAAATGGGACGAGAGAGAAACTTCATTCAGGAATTTCTGTTGTCACAGCTTCCCTCGGGTTCTTGACAAACTTTGAGGACATTTACAGGCTCTGGGCATTTGTTTCACGGTTCTTGGATGCAGACTTTGTGGAGAAAGAGAGATGGAGATACACAGCTCTAAATCAGATGACGATAGAAGTTTAG